In Acanthopagrus latus isolate v.2019 chromosome 16, fAcaLat1.1, whole genome shotgun sequence, one DNA window encodes the following:
- the LOC119004683 gene encoding E3 ubiquitin-protein ligase TRIM21-like: protein MSADSSLLFEDQFLCSICLDVFTDPVSTPCGHNFCKNCITHHWDFNVPCECPNCKKRFKIRPELQVNTFITEMVSCFKESAQQRASSSSAQQAAKPGEVPCDVCTGTKLKALKSCQVCLVSYCETHLQPHLTVSVLKEHQLKHPVENQQGRMCMKHNKLLELFCKTDQTCVCMRCTISDHKQHEVVPLKEEYEDRKAELGKTETELQQMIQQRQLKIEEFKHSVKVSRENAGREIAEGVQVLTRLRHAIDRKQAEAIKVIQSKHKLIEKQAKGFIRELEQEISELERKGAELEQLSHSEDHLLLLQNLQALNAAPPTKNWTEVRVRSPSHEGIFRAVSAPLVDKLITDLKKLLPKTELRTAQQSAVDVTLDPDTAHPQLILSADGKQVHHADVRKNLPDNRKRFSTGLCVVGKQVISAGRFYFEVQVKGKTQWCIGVARESINRKGPLNIDPQNGYWTLGLRKENEYWAATCRLYSKSDPEKVGVFVDYEEGLVLFYDVDAAKLLYAFTGCCFTERLLPFFCPCFNQGARNSTPLIICPVNFTT, encoded by the coding sequence atgtcagctgacagcagcctgCTCTTTGAGGACCAGTTtctgtgctccatctgtctggatgtgttcactgatcCTGTCAGCACACCATGTGGACACAACTTCTGCAAAAACTGCATCACTCATCACTGGGATTTTAATGTCCCTTGTGAGTGTCCCAACTGTAAAAAACGTTTCAAGATAAGACCTGAGCTGCAGGTCAATACTTTTATCACTGAGATGGTTTCTTGCTTTAAAGAGTCAGCTCAACagagagccagcagcagctcagcgcAACAAGCTGCCAAACCAGGAGAAGTTCCCTGTGACGTCTGCACTGGAACCAAACTGAAGGCCCTGAAGTCCTGCCAGGTGTGTCTGGTGTCCTACTGTGAGACTCACCTACAGCCTCATCTGACAGTGTCAGTCCTGAAAGAACATCAGCTGAAACACCCTGTGGAGAACCAGCAAGGCAGGATGTGTATGAAGCACAATAAACTGCTGGAGCTGTTCTGTAAGACCGACCAGACATGTGTCTGCATGCGCTGCACTATTTCAGACCACAAACAACATGAAGTTGTTCCTCTGAAAGAGGAATATGAAGATAGAAAGGCAGAACTGGGTAAGACAGAGACTGAACTTCAGCAGATGATCCAACAGAGACAACTGAAGATTGAAGAGTTCAAACATTCTGTCAAGGTCAGCAGGGAAAATGCAGGCAGGGAAATAGCAGAAGGTGTTCAGGTGCTGACTAGGCTGAGACATGCTATTGATAGAAAGCAGGCTGAAGCCATTAAAGTGATTCAGTCTAAGCACAAACTGATAGAGAAACAAGCTAAAGGCTTCATCAGAGAGCTGGAACAAGAAATCTCTGAGCTGGAGAGGAAAGGTgctgagctggagcagctctcacactCTGAagaccacctcctcctcctgcaaaACCTCCAGGCCCTGAATGCTGCTCCACCCACCAAGAACTGGACAGAGGTCAGAGTCCGTTCTCCATCTCATGAGGGTATTTTCAGGGCAGTTTCTGCTCCATTGGTGGATAAGCTCATAACTGATTTGAAGAAACTGCTACCTAAGACTGAGCTCAGAACTGCCCAGCAGTCTGCAGTGGATGTGACTCTTGATCCTGATACAGCACATCCACAACTCATCCTGTCTGCAGATGGTAAACAGGTACATCATGCTGATGTCAGGAAGAATCTCCCAGATAACCGAAAAAGGTTTTCTACTGGTCTGTGCGTGGTAGGGAAGCAGGTCATTTCTGCAGGAAGATTTTACTTTGAGGTTCAGGTTAAGGGGAAGACTCAGTGGTGTATAGGAGTTGCCAGAGAGTCAATCAATAGGAAGGGGCCACTCAATATTGATCCTCAGAATGGTTACTGGACTCTTGGtttgaggaaagaaaatgagtaCTGGGCTGCTACATGCCGTCTCTATTCAAAGTCAGATCCTGAGAAGGTGGGggtgtttgtggattatgagGAGGGTCTGGTCTTGTTTTATGATGTGGATGCTGCCAAACTTCTCTACGCCtttactggctgctgcttcactgagaGGCTCCTCCCATTCTTCTGCCCCTGTTTTAATCAGGGTGCCAGAAACTCCACCCCTCTGATCATCTGTCCTGTCAATTTTACCACGTAA